One stretch of Diorhabda carinulata isolate Delta chromosome 5, icDioCari1.1, whole genome shotgun sequence DNA includes these proteins:
- the LOC130894554 gene encoding tyrosine aminotransferase, translated as MYDRKLEQRASVSIIEDLKTVSWKVEPSTAAKNTRNFIREIVDNLDLKPNPDKSVIALSIGDPTIYGNLKAAAETIEAVRASLEQGLFNGYLPSTGHQDAKQAVAEYLSHNGSEINANDVILCSGCSSSLEHCITVLADGAKNHNILIPRPGFPIYRTLAEHIGVEARYYNLIPENNWEVDLHHLESQIDGNTAAIVLNNPSNPCGSNFSEEHLRNVLEIAYNNRIPVIADEIYENIVFPGEKFVSTASLNSGVPILICGGLAKRFLVPGWRLGWIVVHDEFGVFDEVRKSLNALSQRTIGSNTLIQGALPAILKNTPKSFYEFLNNTLARNAQVAFEKIQNAKGLTPFMPQGTMYMLVEIRMEKFPMFENGLAFAQKMMEEESVFCLPGECFAISGFLRIVITVPEDVINEACLRISEFCNRYYTM; from the exons GAAGATCTTAAAACCGTTTCGTGGAAGGTGGAACCATCAACAGCTGCAAAAAATACCAGAAATTTCATCAGAGAAATTGTAGATAATTTAGATTTGAAGCCGAATCCAGATAAATCCGTCATCGCCTTATCAATAG GAGATCCGACAATTTACGGAAATCTAAAAGCCGCAGCGGAAACAATTGAAGCCGTCCGAGCGTCTCTGGAACAAGGTCTATTTAACGGTTATTTACCCAGCACGGGACATCAAGATGCAAAACAAGCCGTGGCTGAATACCTATCGCATAACGGTTCCGAAATAAATGCCAACGACGTTATTTTATGCAGCGGATGCTCTTCTTCGTTGGAGCACTGTATTACAGTGTTGGCAGATGGCGCTAAAAATCACAACATCCTCATTCCGAGACCCGGTTTTCCAATTTATAGGACGTTAGCTGAACACATCGGAGTGGAAGCAAG ATATTATAACCTCATTCCCGAAAATAATTGGGAGGTGGATCTACATCATTTGGAGTCTCAAATCGACGGCAACACCGCTGCTATCGTTCTCAATAACCCGTCGAATCCGTGCGGATCGAATTTTAGCGAGGAACATCTTCGCAACGTACTAGAAATAGCCTACAATAACCGTATACCGGTTATCGCtgatgaaatttatgaaaatatcgtATTTCCCGGTGAAAAATTCGTATCGACTGCTAGTTTAAATTCTGGCGTACCGATTCTAATTTGCGGAGGGCTCGCCAAAAGATTTTTG gTACCTGGATGGAGATTAGGTTGGATTGTAGTTCACGACGAATTCGGCGTATTCGATGAAGTACGAAAATCGTTGAATGCGTTATCTCAAAGAACAATTGGTAGTAATACGTTGATTCAAGGTGCCTTACCGgccattttgaaaaatactccGAAAAGTTTTTACGAATTCTTAAATAACACTTTAGCTAGAAATGCTCAAGTagcttttgaaaaaatacaaaacgcTAAAGGATTGACACCGTTTATGCCTCAAGGTACAATGTATATGCTGGTGGAAATACGGATGGAAAAATTCCCGATGTTCGAGAACGGACTGGCTTTTGCACAGAAAATGATGGAAGAAGAATCGGTATTTTGTTTACCGGGCGAA tgttTTGCTATATCTGGGTTTTTGAGAATTGTGATAACAGTTCCAGAAGATGTGATAAATGAAGCTTGTTTACGGATATCCGAATTCTGCAACAGATATTATactatgtga
- the LOC130894552 gene encoding GATOR complex protein WDR59 isoform X1, translating into MSSTWNGEYYIALECKDLQANAMAIDSTGNIVLLAGRRYLAIRNLEDCGSPEFQKFPRQSKYDVGAAEWNPTHYHKELCVISSNQRLDVLTWRLDELIATFSVRAHTRVITDLNWHKFDPNLLASCSVDTFIHLWDLRDSRRPTLSLSAIAEASQVKWNKVSTHLLATAHEGDIKIWDQRKGTAPIQYIAAHLSKIHGLDWSPTSENHICSSSQDNTVKFFDTTNPRRAECVLTTNAPVWRARYTPFGTGLVTAVVPQLRRGENSLLLWNTANRATPMHTFVGHRDVVLEFEWKKQTPGDSNFQLITWSKDQTLLVWKIEPFIQKLCGYEPVDPRERNDLGRDTVDSFKLFKKASPKIQPLQQEFSLLNVHIPNLVIKRMDSIARYVLVSAAVNNFNVHLKVSFPSAYPHGVPPGFEVIKEGSNINESIIIQLLQMLKHLAQQRVSKNRTCLEPCLRQMVTTLEQLSTDNENNRLYNRPYLEPSSLFSGYNDAYIPFPRTSGAKFCSVGTLVCFNRPMFSRRLSTKMDATPRIVSTTPRALSALENIYSKRNDDMTVSAFYYQRQRSRVKQNYSKITKAVVHIYDTMGLSFVNRQLAEEYILDGDVGTICKHNAAAAAVVGRWDLVQAWTLAELVAGPQQADEENLWNNHPFGNKLMQSLISHYASQHDVQMAAMLCCIFGKEHDVSSRKSSLKSLLPQSQLVPGKKWLKSEGSPYHTIPSADVVADGWVLPMMRTTRSSSLDNLTIEGPIRIPPQKTIPNSMYEYYKLAYAETLHRWQLIYNRIEVLKYMSVVPEPHKGVEFVSECKDCLKPTRFGNCKTCRKLTMKCIVCDISVRGSANTCAYCGHGGHTKCLKWWFSFKDICLTGCGCKCLIEAAEIFTA; encoded by the exons ATGTCGTCTACTTGGAACGGTGAATATTACATCGCTTTAGAATGTAAAGATTTACAAGCTAATGCAATGGCGATTGATTCCACAGGAAATATCGTTTTACTCGCTGG tcGGAGATATTTAGCGATAAGAAATTTGGAAGATTGTGGAAGTccggaatttcaaaaatttcccaGACAAAGTAAATACGATGTCGGCGCAGCCGAATGGAATCCCACGCATTACCACAAGGAATTGTGTGTTATTTCA AGTAATCAAAGATTGGACGTTCTTACTTGGAGGTTAGACGAGCTCATAGCCACGTTTTCAGTTCGTGCCCATACACGAGTTATAACCGATTTAAACTGGCACAAATTCGATCCTAACCTTCTAGCTTCGTGTTCAGTTGATACTTTTATTCACCTTTGGGACCTCAGAGATTCCAGAAGACCGACTTTGTCGTTATCTGCTATAGCTGAAGCGTCCCAAGTTAAGTGGAATAAAGTTTCTACACACCTTCTAGCTACAGCTCATGAAGGTGATATCAAAATTTGGGATCAGAGGAAAGGTACTGCGCCCATACAGTATATAGCCGCGCATTTATCCAAAATACACGGTCTAGATTGGAGCCCTACATCCGAAAATCATATTTGTTCATCCAGTCAAGATAATACcgtgaaattttttgataccaCTAACCCCAGAAGGGCGGAATGTGTGTTAACTACCAACGCCCCCGTCTGGAGAGCGAGATATACCCCGTTCGGTACTGGTTTAGTCACCGCAGTGGTACCCCAATTAAGAAGAG gGGAAAATAGTTTGTTATTGTGGAATACTGCTAACCGCGCAACCCCCATGCATACTTTTGTCGGTCACCGCGACGTAGTGCTGGAATTTGAATGGAAGAAACAGACTCCCGGGGATTCTAACTTCCAACTCATCACGTGGTCCAAAGATCAAACTTTATTGGTGTGGAAAATCGAGCCTTTCATTCAGAAGTTGTGCGGCTACGAACCCGTTGATCCAAGGGAAAGAAATGATTTGGGAAGAGACACTGTGGACAGTTTTAAGCTGTTTAAAAAAGCTTCTCCAAAAATTCAGCCTCTGCAGCAGGAATTTTCTTTGCTTAACGTACATATTCctaatttagttataaaaagaATGGATTCCATAGCTCGATATGTGTTAGTTAGTGCTGCtgtgaataatttcaatgttcATTTGAAGGTTAGTTTTCCCAGTGCTTATCCACATGGGGTACCACCAGGATTTGAAGTTATCAAAGAAG gTTCAAACATAAACgaatcaataataattcaacTTCTACAAATGTTGAAACACTTAGCCCAACAAAGGGTATCAAAAAACAGAACTTGCTTAGAACCGTGCTTAAGACAAATGGTAACTACTTTAGAACAACTGAGCACCGACAACGAAAATAATCGACTCTACAACAGACCCTACCTCGAACCATCGAGCCTCTTTTCCGGCTACAACGACGCCTACATACCCTTCCCGAGGACGTCGGGGGCGAAGTTCTGCTCGGTAGGAACATTAGTTTGTTTCAACAGACCGATGTTTTCGCGACGATTGTCCACCAAAATGGACGCGACTCCGCGAATCGTGTCGACCACCCCCAGAGCCCTATCGGCCTTGGAAAACATCTACTCGAAACGAAACGACGACATGACGGTTTCCGCTTTCTATTACCAGAGACAGAGGTCGAGGGTTAAACAGAATTATTCGAAAATCACCAAAGCCGTCGTGCATATTTACGATACTATGGGCCTGTCGTTCGTCAATCGACAGTTGGCcgaagaatatattttggacGGCGACGTCGGGACTATCTGTAAACACAACGCGGCCGCCGCGGCGGTCGTCGGTCGGTGGGATCTCGTGCAAGCTTGGACTTTGGCCGAATTGGTGGCCGGGCCGCAACAAGCTGACGAAGAAAATCTGTGGAACAATCATCCGTTCGGAAACAAACTCATGCAATCATT aATTTCGCATTACGCTTCTCAACACGATGTACAGATGGCGGCGATGCTGTGTTGCATTTTTGGTAAAGAACACGACGTATCGAGTAGAAAATCATCTTTAAAATCCCTCTTACCTCAATCT CAATTAGTGCCTGGGAAAAAATGGTTGAAG TCCGAAGGTTCTCCTTATCACACGATCCCATCGGCGGACGTCGTAGCTGACGGTTGGGTATTGCCCATGATGCGAACGACGCGATCCTCGTCGTTAGACAATTTGACTATCGAAGGCCCCATCCGAATACCTCCCCAAAAAACGATACCGAACTCAATGTACGAATATTACAAACTCGCTTACGCCGAAACGTTACACAGATGGCAACTGATCTACAATCGAATCGAAGTTCTCAAGTACATGAGCGTCGTACCCGAACCGCACAAAGGCGTCGAGTTCGTTAGCGAATGTAAAGACTGTTTGAAACCGACCAGATTCGGTAACTGCAAAACTTGTAGAAAGTTGACGATGAAGTGTATCGTTTGCGATATATCCGTTAGAGGGTCTGCCAATACTTGCGCTTACTGCGGTCACGGGGGTCATACGAAATGTCTCAAATGGTGGTTTTCGTTCAAAGACATCTGTCTAACGGGATGCGGGTGTAAATGTTTGATAGAGGCGGCGGAAATATTCACCGCTtag
- the LOC130894552 gene encoding GATOR complex protein WDR59 isoform X2 codes for MSSTWNGEYYIALECKDLQANAMAIDSTGNIVLLAGRRYLAIRNLEDCGSPEFQKFPRQSKYDVGAAEWNPTHYHKELCVISSNQRLDVLTWRLDELIATFSVRAHTRVITDLNWHKFDPNLLASCSVDTFIHLWDLRDSRRPTLSLSAIAEASQVKWNKVSTHLLATAHEGDIKIWDQRKGTAPIQYIAAHLSKIHGLDWSPTSENHICSSSQDNTVKFFDTTNPRRAECVLTTNAPVWRARYTPFGTGLVTAVVPQLRRGENSLLLWNTANRATPMHTFVGHRDVVLEFEWKKQTPGDSNFQLITWSKDQTLLVWKIEPFIQKLCGYEPVDPRERNDLGRDTVDSFKLFKKASPKIQPLQQEFSLLNVHIPNLVIKRMDSIARYVLVSAAVNNFNVHLKVSFPSAYPHGVPPGFEVIKEGSNINESIIIQLLQMLKHLAQQRVSKNRTCLEPCLRQMVTTLEQLSTDNENNRLYNRPYLEPSSLFSGYNDAYIPFPRTSGAKFCSVGTLVCFNRPMFSRRLSTKMDATPRIVSTTPRALSALENIYSKRNDDMTVSAFYYQRQRSRVKQNYSKITKAVVHIYDTMGLSFVNRQLAEEYILDGDVGTICKHNAAAAAVVGRWDLVQAWTLAELVAGPQQADEENLWNNHPFGNKLMQSLISHYASQHDVQMAAMLCCIFGKEHDVSSRKSSLKSLLPQSSEGSPYHTIPSADVVADGWVLPMMRTTRSSSLDNLTIEGPIRIPPQKTIPNSMYEYYKLAYAETLHRWQLIYNRIEVLKYMSVVPEPHKGVEFVSECKDCLKPTRFGNCKTCRKLTMKCIVCDISVRGSANTCAYCGHGGHTKCLKWWFSFKDICLTGCGCKCLIEAAEIFTA; via the exons ATGTCGTCTACTTGGAACGGTGAATATTACATCGCTTTAGAATGTAAAGATTTACAAGCTAATGCAATGGCGATTGATTCCACAGGAAATATCGTTTTACTCGCTGG tcGGAGATATTTAGCGATAAGAAATTTGGAAGATTGTGGAAGTccggaatttcaaaaatttcccaGACAAAGTAAATACGATGTCGGCGCAGCCGAATGGAATCCCACGCATTACCACAAGGAATTGTGTGTTATTTCA AGTAATCAAAGATTGGACGTTCTTACTTGGAGGTTAGACGAGCTCATAGCCACGTTTTCAGTTCGTGCCCATACACGAGTTATAACCGATTTAAACTGGCACAAATTCGATCCTAACCTTCTAGCTTCGTGTTCAGTTGATACTTTTATTCACCTTTGGGACCTCAGAGATTCCAGAAGACCGACTTTGTCGTTATCTGCTATAGCTGAAGCGTCCCAAGTTAAGTGGAATAAAGTTTCTACACACCTTCTAGCTACAGCTCATGAAGGTGATATCAAAATTTGGGATCAGAGGAAAGGTACTGCGCCCATACAGTATATAGCCGCGCATTTATCCAAAATACACGGTCTAGATTGGAGCCCTACATCCGAAAATCATATTTGTTCATCCAGTCAAGATAATACcgtgaaattttttgataccaCTAACCCCAGAAGGGCGGAATGTGTGTTAACTACCAACGCCCCCGTCTGGAGAGCGAGATATACCCCGTTCGGTACTGGTTTAGTCACCGCAGTGGTACCCCAATTAAGAAGAG gGGAAAATAGTTTGTTATTGTGGAATACTGCTAACCGCGCAACCCCCATGCATACTTTTGTCGGTCACCGCGACGTAGTGCTGGAATTTGAATGGAAGAAACAGACTCCCGGGGATTCTAACTTCCAACTCATCACGTGGTCCAAAGATCAAACTTTATTGGTGTGGAAAATCGAGCCTTTCATTCAGAAGTTGTGCGGCTACGAACCCGTTGATCCAAGGGAAAGAAATGATTTGGGAAGAGACACTGTGGACAGTTTTAAGCTGTTTAAAAAAGCTTCTCCAAAAATTCAGCCTCTGCAGCAGGAATTTTCTTTGCTTAACGTACATATTCctaatttagttataaaaagaATGGATTCCATAGCTCGATATGTGTTAGTTAGTGCTGCtgtgaataatttcaatgttcATTTGAAGGTTAGTTTTCCCAGTGCTTATCCACATGGGGTACCACCAGGATTTGAAGTTATCAAAGAAG gTTCAAACATAAACgaatcaataataattcaacTTCTACAAATGTTGAAACACTTAGCCCAACAAAGGGTATCAAAAAACAGAACTTGCTTAGAACCGTGCTTAAGACAAATGGTAACTACTTTAGAACAACTGAGCACCGACAACGAAAATAATCGACTCTACAACAGACCCTACCTCGAACCATCGAGCCTCTTTTCCGGCTACAACGACGCCTACATACCCTTCCCGAGGACGTCGGGGGCGAAGTTCTGCTCGGTAGGAACATTAGTTTGTTTCAACAGACCGATGTTTTCGCGACGATTGTCCACCAAAATGGACGCGACTCCGCGAATCGTGTCGACCACCCCCAGAGCCCTATCGGCCTTGGAAAACATCTACTCGAAACGAAACGACGACATGACGGTTTCCGCTTTCTATTACCAGAGACAGAGGTCGAGGGTTAAACAGAATTATTCGAAAATCACCAAAGCCGTCGTGCATATTTACGATACTATGGGCCTGTCGTTCGTCAATCGACAGTTGGCcgaagaatatattttggacGGCGACGTCGGGACTATCTGTAAACACAACGCGGCCGCCGCGGCGGTCGTCGGTCGGTGGGATCTCGTGCAAGCTTGGACTTTGGCCGAATTGGTGGCCGGGCCGCAACAAGCTGACGAAGAAAATCTGTGGAACAATCATCCGTTCGGAAACAAACTCATGCAATCATT aATTTCGCATTACGCTTCTCAACACGATGTACAGATGGCGGCGATGCTGTGTTGCATTTTTGGTAAAGAACACGACGTATCGAGTAGAAAATCATCTTTAAAATCCCTCTTACCTCAATCT TCCGAAGGTTCTCCTTATCACACGATCCCATCGGCGGACGTCGTAGCTGACGGTTGGGTATTGCCCATGATGCGAACGACGCGATCCTCGTCGTTAGACAATTTGACTATCGAAGGCCCCATCCGAATACCTCCCCAAAAAACGATACCGAACTCAATGTACGAATATTACAAACTCGCTTACGCCGAAACGTTACACAGATGGCAACTGATCTACAATCGAATCGAAGTTCTCAAGTACATGAGCGTCGTACCCGAACCGCACAAAGGCGTCGAGTTCGTTAGCGAATGTAAAGACTGTTTGAAACCGACCAGATTCGGTAACTGCAAAACTTGTAGAAAGTTGACGATGAAGTGTATCGTTTGCGATATATCCGTTAGAGGGTCTGCCAATACTTGCGCTTACTGCGGTCACGGGGGTCATACGAAATGTCTCAAATGGTGGTTTTCGTTCAAAGACATCTGTCTAACGGGATGCGGGTGTAAATGTTTGATAGAGGCGGCGGAAATATTCACCGCTtag
- the LOC130894553 gene encoding large neutral amino acids transporter small subunit 1 yields MGKEIECANKQNDDGTSSETSGVKMKKELSLLDGVAIIVGIIIGSGIFVSPRGVLKVSGSIGQALIVWILSGLLSMIGALCYTELGTMIPKSGGDYAYIKEAFGPLPAFLYLWVALFILVPTGNAITAITFAQYILQPFWGTCPAPFEAVRLLAAVTICILTVVNCYNVKWVTRVQSIFTATKMLALGIIVLAGVYYACAGHVENFQRPMEGTNWDPGHIAVAFYSGLFSYSGYNYLNFVTEELKNPYKNLPKAICISMPVVTVVYVIANVAYFVVLSKDDVLASDAVAVTFGDKVLGMFSFLMPVSVACSTFGSLNGAIFASSRLFFVGAREGHLPRALCLISVKRLTPVPSLVFLGIITAALVMVEDVYALINYSSFVESLFITISILGLMYMRKTRPEAMRPIKINLILPITFFVICTFLVTFPCYVSPMEVGIGVAFILCGIPVYVITIGWRNKPIWLKRIFNNFNNGCAKLFICVPAESEKDF; encoded by the exons ATGGGCAAGGAAATTGAATGTGCGAACAAGCAAAACGACGATGGTACTTCGTCGGAAACTTCGGGcgtgaaaatgaaaaaagaattatCACTTTTGGATGGAGTAGCAATTATTGTTGGTATCATAATCGGTTCAGGTATATTCGTTTCGCCGAggggagttttgaaagtgtctgGATCTATAGGGCAGGCTCTTATAGTATGGATACTTTCAGGGCTTTTATCCATGATAGGTGCTTTATGTTATACGGAATTAG GTACTATGATTCCGAAGTCCGGAGGTGATTACGCTTATATAAAAGAAGCGTTCGGACCACTTCCGGCTTTTCTTTATCTATGGGTGgcattatttattttggtacCAACAGGGAACGCCATTACGGCTATAACTTTTGCACAATATATTTTGCAACCGTTTTGGGGTACGTGTCCGGCGCCATTTGAAGCAGTGAGGCTTCTAGCTGCCGTTACCATATGCATTTTAACG GTAGTCAACTGTTACAACGTAAAATGGGTGACTCGAGTCCAAAGCATATTTACGGCAACGAAGATGTTAGCTCTCGGAATAATTGTTCTAGCTGGTGTTTATTACGCTTGCGCGGGACAcgtggaaaattttcaaagacccATGGAAGGTACTAATTGGGATCCCGGACATATCGCCGTAGCGTTTTATTCGGGATTATTTTCCTATTCTggatataattatttaaatttcgtTACCGAAGAACTCAAAAATCCATACAA gaatCTCCCGAAGGCCATTTGCATTTCCATGCCAGTGGTAACTGTAGTATACGTAATAGCTAATGTGGCCTATTTCGTGGTTTTAAGTAAAGACGATGTGCTGGCGTCCGATGCCGTGGCCGTAACTTTCGGTGATAAAGTTTTGGGGATGTTTTCGTTTCTGATGCCGGTGTCAGTTGCTTGTTCGACATTCGGATCATTGAACGGTGCCATTTTCGCTTCTTCTAGATTGTTTTTCGTCGGAGCTAGAGAAGGACATTTACCCAGGGCTCTATGCTTGATTTCGGTGAAGAGGCTCACTCCAGTACCGTCTTTAGTGTTTTTg GGCATAATAACGGCGGCGTTGGTAATGGTAGAAGACGTTTACGCTTTGATAAATTACAGTTCGTTCGTCGAATCGCTTTTCATCACAATAAGCATTTTAGGACTAATGTACATGCGCAAAACTCGACCGGAAGCCATGCGCcccattaaaattaatttaatattaccGATCACGTTCTTCGTGATATGCACGTTTCTGGTGACGTTCCCTTGTTACGTAAGTCCGATGGAAGTGGGAATTGGCGTCGCATTCATTTTGTGCGGTATACCGGTTTACGTCATAACGATCGGTTGGCGAAACAAACCGATATGGTTAAAacgaattttcaacaatttcaataatGGCTGTGCTAAACTATTCATATGCGTACCGGCCGAGAGCGAAaaagatttttga